A genomic stretch from Methanomassiliicoccales archaeon includes:
- a CDS encoding phenylalanine--tRNA ligase subunit beta, producing the protein MPVINFKYDDLIRLIGREIPLDTILEKLPMMGADFHGYDSETREIMMEFFPNRPDLYSVEGIARALRSFLGFEPGLKRYEVRESKIVMKHDKSTKEVRPFFVGGVVRNVKMSDELIRSLMGLQEKLHLTVGRKRAKVSIGIHDLDRVEPPFTYKAVRPDEISFVPLGKNEMMNLQEILEKHEKGIEYRYILEGKERYPIIVDRRGEVLSFPPIINGQLTVVTEKTENIFIDVTGTDFHAISGTLNIVATALAEWGSNIETIVVEGEDRIVTPDLEPRKMILRAEDCNKHLGLDLDGKAITQCLEKMGYGCQCEGNVIEVLVPATRMDILHPVDLIEDVAIGYGYESFGGILPRCQTIGSERPVEKASSLLRDIMIGHGYLEVTTLTLSSPKEQFEKMRIEATESVEILNPISEDHTCLRTHLLPSLLSLLKKSKHRDLPQRVFEIGDVVTGTKRRKHIAAISLHAKAGFTEMKSIVESILRDCQIEFTLKPADLGMYVDGRQAFVLNGDETIGHFGEIHPEVLTNFTLAYPAVAMEFDLETLLAGKLERVI; encoded by the coding sequence ATGCCAGTTATCAATTTCAAATACGACGATCTCATCAGGCTCATCGGTCGTGAAATTCCACTCGACACGATTTTAGAGAAATTGCCGATGATGGGTGCAGATTTTCATGGATATGATTCTGAAACTAGAGAAATTATGATGGAGTTTTTTCCGAACAGACCAGATTTATACAGCGTTGAAGGCATTGCGAGGGCACTGAGGTCCTTTCTTGGTTTCGAACCTGGTCTTAAAAGATATGAGGTTCGTGAATCGAAAATTGTGATGAAGCATGACAAGAGTACGAAAGAAGTGAGACCATTCTTTGTCGGAGGTGTTGTGAGAAACGTGAAAATGTCCGATGAGCTCATCCGGTCGCTTATGGGGCTTCAAGAAAAGCTCCATCTGACTGTTGGTAGAAAAAGGGCAAAGGTCTCGATTGGTATTCATGATCTAGACCGTGTAGAGCCTCCATTCACATATAAGGCAGTGCGACCCGACGAGATTTCATTTGTTCCTTTGGGAAAGAATGAGATGATGAATCTCCAGGAGATTCTTGAAAAACATGAGAAGGGGATCGAATATCGTTACATACTCGAAGGAAAGGAAAGGTATCCGATTATTGTCGATAGGCGCGGTGAGGTGCTTTCTTTTCCCCCAATCATCAATGGGCAGCTGACTGTTGTGACTGAAAAGACAGAGAACATCTTTATCGATGTGACTGGTACCGACTTCCATGCGATATCAGGAACGCTGAACATCGTTGCAACGGCGCTGGCGGAATGGGGATCGAACATTGAAACAATTGTCGTCGAGGGCGAAGACCGCATCGTCACGCCCGATCTCGAACCTCGAAAGATGATCTTGCGTGCCGAGGATTGCAACAAGCATCTCGGCCTCGATCTTGACGGGAAAGCGATTACGCAGTGTTTAGAAAAAATGGGATACGGTTGCCAGTGTGAAGGCAACGTTATTGAGGTTCTGGTGCCTGCAACGAGGATGGATATCCTTCATCCCGTTGATCTTATTGAAGACGTCGCGATTGGCTACGGATATGAATCGTTTGGAGGAATTCTTCCGCGTTGCCAGACAATTGGCAGTGAGCGACCAGTTGAAAAAGCAAGCTCCCTTCTCAGGGATATAATGATAGGTCATGGATATCTTGAGGTGACGACACTCACACTCTCAAGTCCAAAGGAACAATTCGAAAAGATGAGAATCGAAGCGACGGAGTCCGTTGAAATCCTCAATCCGATTAGCGAGGATCACACCTGTCTAAGAACCCATCTCCTGCCGAGTCTGTTATCTCTGCTGAAAAAAAGTAAGCATCGCGATCTTCCCCAAAGGGTCTTTGAGATCGGCGATGTTGTGACTGGCACGAAGCGTAGAAAACACATTGCAGCAATTTCGCTGCACGCAAAAGCTGGTTTCACCGAGATGAAGTCGATTGTTGAAAGCATCCTCCGGGATTGCCAAATTGAATTCACATTAAAACCTGCCGATCTTGGCATGTACGTTGATGGAAGGCAAGCTTTTGTATTAAACGGCGACGAGACAATAGGCCATTTCGGGGAAATCCATCCCGAAGTTCTGACGAATTTCACGCTTGCCTACCCTGCGGTTGCGATGGAATTTGATCTTGAAACGCTACTAGCTGGAAAACTCGAGAGGGTTATCTAA
- a CDS encoding glycerate kinase, translating to MIIVNREELIASGDKKIRAEMLGILDAAIDAVDPYGCVKGALRINGNEMRIGNETLNLGSFSRIFVVGAGKASARMAAAINDMIGEKITAGIVNTIGEGRLGKIVLHKATHPHPGIEGMEGALKIKRICEEAGENDLIICLISGGGSAMMPCPAEGITLEEKKMTAEMLMLAGATIEELNTVRRHLSCLKGGNLAKAAFPATVLSLIISDVINDPLESIASGPTAPDPTTFNDARQVLRKYDLLDKVPRSVRERLERGGEENPKPGDLVFNKVKNVIVASNRIALEAALQKAKEYGYETLILTSSMRGEARDVGKAFARLGKEILHTIGSRKTRRMIIAGGETTVTVRGKGKGGRNCELVLGALLELEKGITILSYGTDGIDGNSDAGGAIADCHVFTEEAVEYLANNDSYSYFKKHGGLIFTGPTGTNVGDIVLLAVSRKE from the coding sequence TTGATAATTGTGAATAGAGAGGAACTCATCGCTTCTGGAGATAAGAAGATTCGGGCTGAGATGCTTGGTATTCTTGATGCTGCAATTGATGCCGTCGATCCATACGGTTGCGTCAAGGGAGCGCTCCGGATCAATGGAAATGAGATGCGCATCGGTAATGAGACATTGAACCTTGGATCGTTCAGCAGGATCTTTGTCGTAGGCGCTGGGAAAGCCTCTGCAAGAATGGCGGCAGCGATCAATGACATGATTGGTGAGAAAATTACAGCGGGAATTGTCAACACGATTGGGGAAGGACGCCTTGGAAAAATCGTTCTTCATAAGGCTACGCATCCCCATCCTGGGATCGAGGGAATGGAGGGAGCGCTAAAGATTAAGCGTATATGCGAGGAAGCTGGCGAAAACGATCTCATCATATGTCTCATTTCTGGCGGCGGATCCGCGATGATGCCCTGTCCCGCGGAAGGCATCACGCTGGAGGAAAAGAAAATGACGGCTGAGATGCTCATGCTTGCGGGTGCAACAATCGAGGAGCTCAACACCGTTCGCCGTCATCTCTCGTGTCTCAAAGGTGGCAACCTTGCTAAGGCAGCATTTCCAGCTACTGTTTTAAGTCTGATTATATCCGATGTCATCAACGATCCACTTGAAAGTATCGCATCGGGACCGACGGCTCCGGACCCGACGACCTTCAACGATGCACGTCAGGTCCTCAGGAAATATGATCTTCTCGATAAAGTCCCGCGATCGGTCAGAGAGAGACTTGAACGCGGTGGTGAAGAAAACCCGAAGCCAGGCGATCTCGTATTCAATAAAGTCAAGAACGTCATTGTCGCGAGCAACAGGATAGCTCTTGAAGCCGCTCTACAAAAGGCGAAAGAATATGGTTACGAGACTCTCATCCTCACATCGTCGATGAGGGGCGAAGCGAGGGATGTTGGCAAGGCGTTTGCACGCCTCGGAAAAGAGATTCTTCATACAATTGGATCTCGAAAAACCAGGAGAATGATCATCGCTGGTGGCGAAACAACGGTGACTGTTAGAGGAAAAGGAAAGGGCGGGAGAAACTGCGAGCTGGTGCTTGGCGCATTGCTTGAGCTAGAGAAAGGCATCACAATCCTATCCTATGGAACTGACGGCATCGATGGGAATAGCGATGCTGGTGGCGCGATTGCCGATTGTCATGTGTTTACGGAGGAAGCAGTTGAGTACCTCGCAAATAACGATTCCTATTCCTATTTTAAGAAACACGGTGGTCTCATTTTCACAGGGCCAACAGGTACTAATGTTGGTGACATCGTTCTTCTGGCCGTTTCAAGAAAAGAATAA
- a CDS encoding D-glycerate dehydrogenase, translated as MKEFDVLVTRKIPDAGLDILGKEVNLDIYEGDTPIPRGELIHRIKGKHGLLCLLSDRIDRDVMEAAGSQLKIISNYAVGYNNIDVEEATKRGILVTNTPGVLTDATADLTWALIMACARRIPESDRFVREGKFVGWGPMLMLGYEVYRRTIGIIGLGDIGTAVARRARGFDMRILYHNRKRNIDGEREVGAVYVPLDTLLKESDFVTIHVPLTQETFHLIGEKEIGLMKKNAILINVARGEVVDEKALISALKEKRIAYAGLDVFENEPQINPELFALENVVLTPHTGSATYESRNRMAVMAAENLLAGLKGKRPPNLVNTRVWKD; from the coding sequence ATGAAGGAATTTGACGTTTTAGTCACGAGAAAAATTCCAGATGCGGGTCTTGATATTCTCGGCAAGGAAGTCAATCTGGACATTTACGAGGGTGATACACCAATTCCCAGGGGTGAACTGATCCACAGGATCAAAGGGAAGCATGGTTTGCTTTGCCTTCTAAGCGACCGCATCGATCGCGATGTTATGGAGGCCGCGGGCTCTCAACTCAAAATCATATCGAATTACGCGGTCGGATACAACAACATCGATGTTGAAGAAGCCACGAAAAGAGGGATTCTCGTCACAAACACGCCAGGTGTTCTAACCGATGCAACGGCGGATTTAACATGGGCACTCATCATGGCGTGTGCGAGAAGAATTCCCGAATCTGATCGGTTTGTGAGGGAAGGCAAGTTCGTCGGATGGGGTCCAATGCTCATGCTCGGATACGAGGTTTACAGGAGGACGATCGGCATCATTGGGCTTGGTGACATTGGAACGGCAGTTGCGCGTCGGGCCAGGGGATTTGACATGAGAATTCTTTATCACAATAGAAAGCGCAATATTGATGGCGAAAGGGAAGTTGGTGCGGTCTACGTGCCGCTTGACACATTGTTAAAGGAATCGGATTTCGTGACAATTCACGTGCCTCTGACGCAAGAAACATTCCATCTGATCGGAGAGAAGGAAATTGGGCTTATGAAAAAGAATGCAATTCTCATCAATGTGGCGAGGGGTGAGGTTGTCGATGAGAAGGCGCTCATTTCTGCTCTGAAAGAAAAACGAATTGCCTATGCTGGTCTCGATGTATTTGAAAATGAACCGCAAATCAATCCGGAGCTCTTTGCACTCGAGAATGTCGTTCTGACACCTCATACAGGCAGCGCGACATACGAATCACGCAACAGGATGGCGGTGATGGCTGCAGAGAATTTGCTTGCAGGGCTAAAAGGCAAAAGACCGCCGAATCTCGTCAATACACGCGTGTGGAAGGATTGA
- the hmgA gene encoding hydroxymethylglutaryl-CoA reductase (NADPH), giving the protein MMSGLKNRGRKKEDVDDRRKAVEEFTGVKLASIASYSIDPLLAARNIENMIGCIQVPVGFVGPLAIRGDHANGEFLVPMATTEAALVASVNRGCSVITASGGARTIITRDEMTRAPVFKVKDVRHMVEVTRWVADHFVEIKKEAEATTKHGKLVGIQPFAAGRSLFLRFSYETGDAMGMNMATIATEAAAKLIEKETGAVLVSISGNMCTDKKPAAINFILGRGKTVHVDALIPKEIVDSRLHTTPESIAEASFRKNQIGSGLALAYGFNAHIANILAAIFIATGQDPAQVVEGSMGMTTCEVVDNSLYISVRLPSLEVGTVGGGTRLPCQQEALAMMGCFGENKAKKFAEIVAATVLAGELSTLAAEAAGELASAHRTLGR; this is encoded by the coding sequence ATGATGTCTGGATTGAAGAACAGAGGTCGAAAAAAGGAGGATGTAGACGATCGGCGAAAAGCTGTTGAAGAGTTCACTGGTGTGAAACTCGCCAGTATTGCTTCATATTCCATCGATCCCCTCCTTGCTGCGAGAAATATCGAGAACATGATTGGTTGTATCCAGGTACCAGTCGGTTTTGTCGGTCCGTTGGCCATCAGAGGAGATCACGCGAACGGGGAGTTTCTTGTACCGATGGCGACGACCGAGGCTGCCCTAGTCGCTTCCGTAAACCGTGGATGCTCTGTGATCACTGCCTCAGGCGGTGCCCGTACTATAATAACAAGGGATGAAATGACGCGTGCCCCAGTGTTCAAAGTGAAGGATGTGCGCCATATGGTTGAGGTTACCCGATGGGTCGCCGATCATTTCGTGGAGATCAAAAAGGAAGCAGAGGCAACGACAAAGCACGGCAAGCTCGTCGGTATTCAGCCATTCGCTGCTGGTCGCAGTCTATTCCTGAGATTTTCTTATGAGACTGGTGATGCAATGGGGATGAACATGGCGACGATTGCGACGGAAGCCGCTGCGAAGTTGATCGAAAAGGAGACAGGAGCTGTCCTCGTTTCCATATCGGGGAATATGTGCACCGATAAAAAGCCGGCGGCGATCAACTTTATTTTAGGTAGGGGGAAGACCGTTCACGTTGATGCGCTAATTCCAAAAGAAATCGTGGATTCTAGATTGCATACAACGCCCGAGTCGATTGCTGAAGCCTCGTTCAGGAAAAATCAGATTGGAAGCGGTCTCGCACTCGCATACGGTTTCAATGCTCACATCGCGAACATCCTTGCGGCGATTTTCATCGCGACAGGGCAGGATCCGGCTCAGGTTGTCGAAGGTAGTATGGGGATGACGACCTGCGAAGTTGTAGATAATTCGTTGTACATTTCAGTGCGATTACCATCGCTTGAAGTTGGCACTGTCGGAGGCGGAACGAGATTGCCATGCCAGCAGGAAGCGCTCGCGATGATGGGATGTTTTGGTGAGAACAAAGCGAAAAAGTTCGCTGAGATTGTGGCAGCGACAGTTCTTGCTGGCGAGTTGTCGACGCTAGCCGCTGAAGCAGCAGGTGAACTTGCAAGTGCTCACAGGACACTCGGGAGATAG
- a CDS encoding YkgJ family cysteine cluster protein — MDGKLASCAIYENRPRICWVYRCDKAKAMLSAAQRCAEVLDDILIQGWKPDGTNYVISGLHQSANNDYSTSTDFGTFRNPLKAVTGDLTLLWADNVNEVNFNLVLHPTQYAELIKSVSTGVIEYDEVMKLLALIPDMLKGQVIMSNDLTDSTGILSPVDPRDCTSRR; from the coding sequence ATGGACGGCAAGCTCGCGAGCTGCGCTATCTATGAGAATCGACCGAGGATTTGCTGGGTCTATCGCTGCGACAAGGCGAAGGCGATGCTCTCCGCGGCGCAACGCTGCGCCGAGGTCCTCGACGACATACTGATCCAGGGATGGAAACCGGACGGCACGAACTACGTCATCAGCGGGCTGCATCAGAGCGCCAACAACGACTACAGCACCTCCACCGATTTCGGGACGTTCAGAAATCCACTGAAGGCGGTGACCGGAGACCTCACACTGCTCTGGGCGGACAACGTCAACGAGGTCAACTTCAACCTCGTGCTGCACCCGACGCAGTATGCCGAGCTGATCAAGAGTGTCTCCACCGGCGTGATCGAGTACGATGAAGTCATGAAGCTCTTGGCCCTCATCCCGGACATGCTGAAGGGACAGGTGATCATGTCGAACGATCTGACAGACAGCACGGGCATACTGAGCCCCGTCGACCCGAGGGATTGTACATCGCGTCGTTAG
- a CDS encoding ATP-binding protein, whose product MPLFNLNPKESLRELFGREKELEELIRLVKAKRWTAVLGPRMVGKTSLLRVAGTELKRAKMKVVYVNLWGAKGTNGLLRALARGLNDEKSILQKIEDAARRIEGVSVGTGGISISISKRPMTTVSDLLEAIGDQAGDCVIELDEVQELAAISGRLLKLLANIFNTHPNIVFVFTGSMFGLMKTLLEPESSSPLYGRSPAKLYIQPFTREITFKFLKKGFEEYNLAIKDELIGEAVERLDGIPGWLTLYGNNVAIRKLPHQKALEETVSEGIRIVRDELEHFLEGRDRRAYLAALKAAATPARWAEMKGAVEIAKASAVNDATIYRIIENLKAAMLVEEKENVYRISDPMLRTLLLTSQIT is encoded by the coding sequence GTGCCTCTATTCAACCTCAACCCTAAAGAATCTCTAAGAGAACTTTTTGGACGAGAAAAGGAACTCGAAGAACTTATTCGTCTAGTCAAAGCCAAAAGATGGACAGCCGTCCTCGGTCCGAGAATGGTGGGCAAAACCAGTCTGCTAAGAGTTGCAGGCACCGAGTTAAAAAGAGCCAAAATGAAAGTAGTCTATGTGAACCTCTGGGGAGCAAAAGGAACCAACGGCCTATTGAGGGCCCTTGCACGAGGCCTTAATGATGAAAAAAGTATTCTTCAAAAGATCGAGGACGCTGCCCGGAGAATCGAAGGCGTATCCGTAGGGACCGGCGGAATCTCAATATCGATCTCCAAAAGGCCCATGACAACTGTGTCGGATTTGCTAGAAGCGATAGGAGATCAAGCGGGGGATTGTGTCATCGAACTCGACGAAGTGCAAGAACTTGCAGCAATCTCGGGCCGGTTGCTAAAATTATTGGCCAACATTTTCAACACACACCCAAACATAGTCTTTGTATTCACAGGATCCATGTTCGGCCTCATGAAAACGCTACTCGAACCGGAATCATCATCACCCCTCTACGGACGATCACCTGCAAAACTCTACATCCAACCGTTCACGAGAGAAATTACCTTCAAATTCCTAAAGAAAGGATTTGAAGAATACAATCTAGCTATAAAAGATGAATTAATAGGCGAAGCTGTCGAGAGACTCGATGGTATCCCAGGGTGGCTGACCTTATATGGAAACAACGTGGCCATACGAAAACTTCCCCACCAAAAAGCCCTTGAAGAAACAGTTTCAGAGGGCATTAGAATCGTAAGGGATGAACTTGAGCATTTCCTCGAAGGAAGAGACAGACGGGCTTACTTGGCAGCTCTCAAGGCGGCAGCCACCCCAGCACGCTGGGCCGAAATGAAGGGAGCGGTGGAAATCGCGAAAGCGTCCGCAGTTAACGACGCAACGATTTACCGAATAATAGAAAACCTCAAAGCAGCCATGCTGGTAGAAGAAAAAGAAAACGTCTACAGGATCAGCGACCCCATGCTCCGAACACTTCTGCTGACCTCACAAATAACTTAA
- a CDS encoding flavin reductase family protein, producing MKREIGAKNCLYPLPTVLVGALVNGKPNYIAIAHVGIADFNSVSISMNKKHYTNIGIKENKCFSVNIPTEDLVMVTDYCGIVSGKDEDKSALFKTFYGKLGTAPMIEECPVCMECELIATVDFPDHDLFIGKVVETYCDEQVMTGAAVDFSKLRPILFSMTDRSYYRLGERFAKPWSIGKEFRKNKGH from the coding sequence ATGAAAAGAGAAATCGGTGCGAAGAACTGCCTATATCCCTTGCCCACAGTTCTTGTGGGTGCACTAGTCAACGGAAAACCGAACTACATTGCAATAGCCCACGTGGGCATCGCAGATTTTAATTCGGTTTCAATAAGCATGAACAAGAAACACTACACGAACATTGGTATAAAGGAAAACAAGTGCTTCAGCGTCAACATCCCCACAGAGGATTTGGTAATGGTAACTGATTATTGCGGAATCGTATCTGGGAAAGATGAAGATAAGTCTGCTCTTTTCAAGACTTTCTACGGAAAACTTGGAACTGCTCCTATGATTGAAGAGTGCCCAGTCTGTATGGAATGCGAGCTCATCGCTACGGTTGACTTCCCCGATCACGATTTGTTCATCGGAAAGGTCGTAGAAACCTACTGCGATGAGCAAGTTATGACTGGTGCAGCGGTGGACTTCTCGAAACTTCGGCCGATCTTGTTCTCGATGACTGATCGGTCTTACTATCGTCTTGGTGAGAGGTTCGCAAAGCCATGGAGTATTGGTAAGGAGTTCAGAAAGAATAAAGGTCATTAG
- a CDS encoding cupin domain-containing protein codes for MKIVNVVDAKSFQNVHGVEAKKIYDSEHAEVIHMALAPGESLKKHTTPVDVFFYILEGRGVVEIGDEHQKVEKDMLIESPKGVLLLE; via the coding sequence ATGAAAATAGTCAATGTCGTTGATGCGAAATCTTTTCAGAATGTTCATGGAGTCGAAGCTAAGAAAATATATGATAGCGAGCATGCAGAAGTAATCCATATGGCCCTCGCGCCTGGAGAGTCTTTGAAAAAGCACACCACTCCCGTTGACGTTTTCTTCTACATTCTGGAGGGCAGAGGTGTCGTGGAAATCGGCGATGAGCATCAGAAGGTGGAAAAAGACATGCTTATCGAGAGCCCTAAAGGCGTCCTACTTCTGGAATGA
- a CDS encoding chloride channel protein has translation MRKNRLRLSEEIRYLDKWVPIAVLVGITAGIGAIAFTFAIEQCTILFLAKGAGYVPPSPAGEGGMSFIFPRYSFLIPVITTLGGLLSGIIVYKLAPEAEGHGTDAAIDAFHNKNGEISPKVPVIKLIASAITIGSGGSAGREGPSAQIGAGFGSMIGKAMHLRPHERGIAMAIGIGAGIGAIFKAPFGGAVLAAEILYISDFEIAVLPPALISSTVAYSIYGSVMGWTPIFGIQNQYMSNDPIWFPLYAFLGLICGIVAIGYIRSFYGVKDLFKRLQIPNYVKPAIGGLAVGLIGMALPQVLGMGYGWLQMAIDGEFITLTFGIIIALIVLKILATSLTVGSGGSGGVFAPALFIGGMIGAAFWMICHSLIPNFGVASAPFVIVGMMAFFGAAGKAPLAVILMVSEMTGSYTLLVPAMIATSIAYIISGKNTIYRSQVPTKADSPAHRGEYSVEVLRGMKVKNAMTKDVISITPTTSVDSALDIMNKNGIKGIPVVDENNRVLGMITYEDILEVPEEERKTRMIGEVMTRRVICCLPDDNLGSVLEKMFKSNIGRLPVIESNETKRLIGIITREDIGRAYHASVEELIGKEE, from the coding sequence ATGAGAAAAAATCGCCTACGACTATCCGAGGAAATCAGATATCTGGATAAATGGGTTCCGATCGCAGTTCTAGTTGGAATCACTGCAGGTATCGGCGCGATTGCGTTTACATTTGCGATTGAGCAGTGCACGATTCTTTTCCTCGCAAAAGGGGCTGGATACGTTCCGCCATCGCCGGCTGGCGAGGGAGGAATGTCATTTATTTTCCCACGTTATTCTTTTCTAATTCCCGTAATCACCACTCTTGGTGGTCTCCTCAGCGGCATCATTGTGTACAAACTCGCGCCCGAGGCAGAAGGTCATGGGACGGATGCAGCGATCGATGCGTTTCACAATAAAAACGGGGAAATCTCCCCAAAGGTGCCCGTGATCAAACTGATTGCCTCCGCCATCACGATTGGATCTGGAGGAAGTGCTGGTCGTGAAGGGCCGTCGGCCCAAATTGGCGCAGGATTTGGCTCGATGATAGGAAAAGCTATGCATCTTCGTCCACACGAACGTGGCATCGCCATGGCGATAGGGATCGGCGCTGGCATTGGCGCGATTTTCAAGGCGCCGTTTGGTGGTGCGGTTCTGGCAGCTGAGATTCTCTACATCAGTGATTTTGAGATCGCGGTGCTCCCACCAGCACTCATCTCATCGACAGTCGCTTACAGTATTTATGGATCAGTGATGGGATGGACACCGATCTTTGGAATACAGAATCAATACATGTCAAACGATCCTATTTGGTTTCCGCTCTACGCATTCCTTGGGCTTATCTGCGGAATTGTGGCAATCGGATATATCCGCAGTTTTTACGGCGTCAAGGATCTCTTCAAACGCTTGCAGATCCCCAATTACGTCAAACCGGCGATCGGTGGTCTGGCCGTTGGCTTGATAGGAATGGCGCTTCCGCAAGTTCTTGGAATGGGTTATGGCTGGCTCCAGATGGCCATCGATGGTGAATTCATCACGCTGACATTCGGAATTATCATTGCGTTGATCGTTTTGAAAATACTAGCAACATCGCTGACTGTAGGATCTGGTGGAAGCGGCGGTGTCTTCGCGCCTGCGCTTTTCATTGGTGGTATGATTGGAGCGGCATTCTGGATGATTTGCCACTCCCTGATTCCCAATTTCGGTGTTGCCTCTGCCCCCTTCGTGATCGTTGGCATGATGGCGTTTTTTGGTGCCGCCGGCAAGGCACCGCTGGCGGTAATCTTGATGGTCTCAGAAATGACGGGATCCTATACTCTCCTTGTGCCTGCAATGATCGCCACGTCGATCGCTTATATCATTTCCGGCAAAAATACGATTTACCGGAGCCAGGTTCCAACTAAAGCCGATTCGCCGGCACACAGGGGAGAATACTCAGTCGAAGTGTTAAGAGGTATGAAGGTCAAGAACGCTATGACAAAAGATGTGATCTCCATTACTCCCACAACAAGCGTCGATTCGGCACTCGACATTATGAACAAGAACGGAATCAAAGGGATTCCAGTTGTTGACGAGAATAACAGAGTGCTCGGAATGATCACCTATGAGGATATTCTCGAGGTCCCTGAGGAAGAAAGAAAGACTAGAATGATCGGCGAAGTGATGACAAGACGCGTGATCTGCTGTTTACCGGATGATAACCTCGGCTCGGTTCTCGAAAAAATGTTCAAAAGCAATATCGGCAGGCTCCCAGTTATAGAATCGAATGAAACGAAGAGACTTATCGGTATAATCACAAGAGAGGACATTGGAAGAGCTTATCATGCAAGTGTAGAAGAACTCATTGGCAAGGAAGAGTAA
- a CDS encoding DUF3795 domain-containing protein has product MVVVGACGRACEKCPFYGDDCDGCLEEMKHSSRYRCKVYDCVISRGLETCLECDEFDVCTLVREHQALCPLMVLKATRRRFSRETGAWSSAH; this is encoded by the coding sequence ATGGTTGTCGTCGGGGCGTGCGGAAGGGCTTGCGAGAAATGTCCTTTTTACGGGGATGACTGCGACGGTTGCTTGGAAGAAATGAAGCATTCTTCTCGATATCGCTGTAAAGTGTACGATTGCGTGATCTCGAGGGGATTGGAGACCTGCCTTGAATGCGACGAATTTGATGTGTGCACGCTTGTTCGTGAGCATCAGGCACTTTGCCCACTAATGGTGCTTAAGGCGACGCGGCGTCGATTCAGTCGCGAGACGGGAGCGTGGAGTTCAGCGCATTGA